A window of Coregonus clupeaformis isolate EN_2021a chromosome 28, ASM2061545v1, whole genome shotgun sequence contains these coding sequences:
- the LOC121556913 gene encoding coiled-coil domain-containing protein 12: MCTKASPHPEDEELKERQVPKAKPASVEDKVKDQLEAAKPESVIEEVDLANLAPRKPDWDLKRDVAKKLEKLERRTQKAIAELIRDRLKGSEEELAGAVGAVGVTAEGDSD; this comes from the exons ATGTG CACTAAAGCCAGTCCCCACCCAGAGGATGAAGAGCTGAAGGAGAGACAGGTGCCCAAGGCCAAACCTGCTTCAG TGGAGGATAAAGTGAAGGACCAGCTAGAGGCAGCTAAACCAGAGTCTGTCATTGAAGAAGTG GATTTGGCCAACCTAGCCCCCAGGAAACCTGACTG GGATTTGAAGAGAGACGTGGCGAAGAAGCTGGAGAAGCTTGAGAGGAGAACCCAGAAGGCCATCGCTGAACTTATCC GTGACCGTCTGAAAGGCAGTGAGGAGGAGCTGGCTGGAGCGGTGGGGGCCGTAGGGGTGACAGCAGAAGGGGACTCGGACTGA